TCATGTCCAAATTTTCAAGCCAAAGCTTTCCAAAGTTAAAAGAAATTAGAAAGAGAATTTCATTTCCATTGCATTAATATTACATAAATCTTTCTATTGAAAGTACCTTTTTTAGATGTTGGATGTTCCAAAAATGAGGTTCTAGATTTCCTTATAGATCTTCAATCCTGTATACTCCTAACTTGATGACCTTTATAATTCGGAATGGTCCTTCTCAGGTCGGTGCTAGTTTGCCCACATTAGCCTTCTTTCCGGTTGCCTCTAGCTTTCTCAAAGCTAAGTTATCAACTTTCAAATTTCTTTCACggaccttttgattgtaatacCTGACTGCCCTTTGTTGGTAAGCTGTTGTTCGTACTTGTGCTACATCTTTAATTTCCTCAAGActgtctgtaatacccggctagagtccggcatcggaattctactttccggtggcatctcggatgtcagaacctctagaagggtagtagatatgtttttctaaagaattttagtatgttttcatgttttaagagtaaaaggaaatgagttttgaaagaaaagaaccaaggaagaaatgcaaggttcagccgccgaaggtgaaagttcggccgccgaacatgcatggcttttgatctcacgttaggccgccgaaggtagtctggccagccacctataaaaggacccaggtcggtgaatggataagctttcttccattttcacagacagaggtgagactatgctcttccttgggtgatcttcatgttttcttcaaatcttttaaagttttgatgagttttatgttgttttgaagcttttgagcaaatcaaccaaaagttttgaagttggagactttgaaggagagtttctccatatctccacgttgggatcgtttatcttcttgttggtaagaggtaagtgaagatcctgaacttcttttcatgatgtatgcaagttttatggaggtttatgggtagagatgcatgtttaggttaagtggAGTTTTTGggtgatttgtggtcaaagcatacttatgtgtttatttgtgttgtttgttgggggtttaagttagttttagacccctttgtgcctatacttgagtatgaagttgagtgagttttgcttgaagcagagcagggttctgccttattggcaaacccagtttcggccgccgaaggaaggttcggccgccgaacatgctaaggaggtggtttcggctgcctaagcttgcccccaaaagtttggactttcggctctggagggggtttcggccgccgaaggtgccgccgaaggttggggactttcgtctctggagaggactttcggcagccgaagtgccgccgaaagtgcttgagtttcggctctggaagggactttcggccgccgaacctgccctgtccagccttcttttgcatgttttacttgattgttttaggatgttttaagggggttttggggagttttatagagatgttttagcgttagtttggtccctcattttgagtccacctgtgtaggaacggaccagaggaaccgaagagagcagtagtgagcactgcttcagagtattcagagtcagccagaggtgagtggaactaaacttaatgttttaaattgagaaattaaatgctttgagcatgttccttgcatcatgatatgtaataagtTGAGTGCACCAgactacactaatgtgacgcattgtgtaacgaccccaaaatggaccgtcaccggcgctaggattcaggtcggcttaaggccgccagaacccgtagcaagcctgctatactctctgtgtacctgtaaacctcatacatgatcatacattttctgtgaaaataaaaactcttttttgaaccaaggcttaacctgtgcatgcactatctctgtactctgtactcatgtactctgtactctgtatcagagttcatccagaactcagccccgacggcaaacaagctcctccatcccttcaatctcgcaaaacatgcaaacttcaactcctcaacacacatatactcatgtatatgtacaaaggggtcccaaactacctaaaaaccccaacaaacacatcaaacagaacacataatcatgcttacaagctaaaccatcaaaaacaccctttgtcacctaagcatgcatctctacccaaaccttcagaaaacctctgtcaaacagtaaaacatgttcacgatcttcacttacctcctgtaaacaagaagatgaccgatctgaacaaagaaaatggatcaccttctcttcaaactcataaacaccaaaactaagctttttcacttcaaaaccttcaaaaacgtttgaaaaccaacaaacactctgcatgagctgggcttgcaaataaatcatgggagacgtggccaatcttctggacagggtttggagccaacacctgtccaaaatgctgactaaggaatgctcaATAGTTGGCTAGCCATCTCAGCTTCgactgccgaatcgcatgcaaaaccatgcaacattcgggggccgaacctgaactgcggaagccgaacattgggcactttcggcggccgaacttaccttcggcggccgaacttggcaaaaagtctccatagacttttctcttcacaactcaaaccaactcaaaCCAATGCAACTCAAACCTTAAAAGACATCATAACACTATAGGAAAACATAtatcctacccttctatagaattccgacaccccggattccaccggacgacaggaattccggtgctggattctagccgggtattacacattgcattattctatgcttgtacggatcgaacatagtggattcattagccctcgtagtaaagtcctgaggagccctgagagggccgggaaCAGACACCCTAGGGtgcgtaataaagtcctgaggagctccttcgcgggccgggcacagttgagggatttttgaatcagtccgtctgagatgggtgatttacttgtgatgtgacgcatttcatgtgagcatgtttattaacatgttttattaacatgttttattgttctactcactgggctagtatagctcatccctctccttaatcccagttttgcaggatctTAGTTCAGAGGGGAGTCAACAGGGTacaagaagagtaaagagatgtataatagctagtgtggacatgtaatttttgtaaagagatgtattagtccTTTATAATGTagagtatgtgcttgacccatatTGTAAATTCTTCTTATATACATAGTCTGTTTATTTCTGaatatgtgaaaaccaggcttaacagagtatgagtttaacccgtctggagcaagctctagtaaggggttctgtagtacagagatagtgcatgcacaggttgagccttagttcagagcaaagttttatgtttttacagaaaatgtatgatcatgtatggaattttacaggtacacagagagtatagcaggcttgctacgggtcccggcgaccttaagtcgacctggatcctagcgccggtagcggtccgattttcgggttgttacaccGTCGACATTGCTTCTTAGTTTTTTACTATTGAGGCCTTCATCATTAAATTGCATCCAGTGTGTCCTGCAACTTTACAGGGACTACTGCTTCTATTCTATAGGTCAACAAGATTGGGGTCTCTCTCATGGCCATTTGAGGTGTAGTTCGAAATGCCTACGAAGTATTGGATAGCTCTATAGCCCAATTCTTTTTGGCTTCATCTAATCGCTGAGCTAAGGATTCACCATTGCAAGGTCGTAGGTCCATCATCGGTAAGGGGACCAAATGGAGAAATGGTGCCTCTAGGTCAGATGGATGGAGATGCAATCAGATTGGTTACTGCATCAAAGGTTTGGATAGACCACAATACATTGTATTCATGCCAGGATGGTCTTCTGGACGTAACTCATGGATTTATAGACATTACCATCTCTAACAACTTGTTCAAGGACCAAGACAAGGTTATGCTTCTTGGACACGACGATGGATACTTAAGAGACAAGAACATGAGAGTTATTGTTGTGTTCAATCACTTTGGTCCAAATTGCAACCAACGAATGCCAAAGTGATTTCTCTAAATGGGTCCTTTCTCTTTAGTAGCATGAGACAACAACTAAAAGGAAAATcttcttatttattaatttgagtCATTGATCTTTATTGGCATATTAAAACATTGCAGGGTTCGCCATGGATATGCACACGTGGGCAACAACCTGTACCAAGGATGGGAACAGTATGCAATTGGGGGAAGCATGAATCCTAGCATTAAGAGTGAAGCCAACTACTTCATTGCACCAAAATCAGGAAATAAAGAGGTGATTAATCTACTTTGTAACCCCAAATTGAGCTTATAATACTAAATTTTAGTACATTTTAGAGTTTATGAATAGTGAAGGGTCTACTATTACATTTTAGAGTTTACATAAAAATATCAACGAGTGTTGGAATGAGTGGTTCGATATTCTTTTCGCTTCAATTCTCATGAATGGAGTAAATACTCACTTGGAAGCTCTTTACCCCTTAGTGTGTCGATCCAATGTGAAATTATTACTTTAAATACTAATAAAAGAACTCTATAAGTATTGTCAAATTTGACAAATATTACTTTTTTTGCATCTCAATTTGAACTAAGTAAATGGAGGAATATAATAGTCTTATGCACCAAAAAGGCCTACTAAGTAATGTAATTGATTTTTAACAGGTAACATGGAGAAATGGCATCAATGAGAATAGCAAGCCATTGATGTTCTATTTTGTGGGAGATGTATTTGAAAATGGAGCCTCTTTCATTCAGACCGATTTGGGCGGGGCAAAGCCTAATTATAATGATCAACAGAGGTTCAAGGTTGCAGATGCCAAGTTTGTGAGGTCGATAACAAAGTCATCAGGTACTTTAAAGTGTTTTAGAACTATTATGTGCTGAGGCACGATCAATCTGAAAGACGCGGAAGGAATGAACATATACTGTTTGTGTATCGAAAAATTCTTACACACATCTAGATGTACAAGTTGATTTGTACACCCaaccaataaaaaataaaattaaaatgtggATTTCACCatattttaaataagattttttttaattatgtgtgAGGATTATATTTTATGGATATATACACCCGAGTGTATGAAAAATTTCATGTTgtgtatctatatatatatgatcTCCTCTTGAAATATTCTACCTTACAATACTTttttcttaaaagaaaaatttaagcTGATGGATATTATTCTTATATTATTTAGGAATTTGTTATTTTTCATCTTTTATCTTATACTATCCAGTCTAGAGGTGCAAGGATTTATATAAGAATGTGAATTATTTTCTCCAATTATCaacaaaacatatattaaaattattctttcTCTTATGCATACATACTACAGAATTTACAGTTTAGCGACATAAAAAATCAATTGTCAAACTACATAAATGATTTGTTGCTAATCTATAGCAACAAATTAGAAACTGATCGAGTAACCTTCAGCGAAACTCATTAGGAAATTAGTTAGAGCATGATTTATAATATGTTGCTAACATTACAATGAGTTTTCAAATCTATTGGAAAATCaatactaataaaaataataaatttcatttattaaaaaattttctaattataaCCAAACATGATGTTGCAAAATTTGTTGCTGAACTAGCCAAACTCTAAATTAATTCACATGTATTGTTAGGGTATTATTAATCTCCACATCTCTAAGGACGGCTCTTAAGTGTCAAATGTTCCATGTATTGGAGGAGTCATCAAATAATTGAGAGACCCCATAAATTGAATTATCTGCATTCTGCTTGACTCTAGCAAGTTAGGGAAAGGATTTTGGAATCTTCCTCTCATATTTACAAATAATAGAATTCCCATCATTAACGTTCCCATGAACTCCTCTTTCCAAAATTTGTCGCTCAGCATAAAATACTTTGTCATGTCTATGAAGTTCAAGAACATTTTGTGGCCtgtatgaaatataaaaaaggaaaatatttgCCTTTTAAGACTTAGTCATTGAAGCATTAATTTGGTTTTGAAAGAATTCTTCAAGTTTATTTCACAAAAAGGATCATGTTGAAAGTCTCGATATCTCATACCACCCAATGCTTTTAGTTGACATATTTTTCTCTATCTAAtctagtgaattttttttcattttctttttgtctCCTCTAGAAATTAGCCATTAAGCTGTTGAGAGAATTGCAAAAGGTAGCTGgaaagcaaaaacaactcatagtATACTCAAGTATTGCTGAAACAACTACCTTGATAAGCACTTCTCTTCCCCTTGTGATAAGATATTCCCCTTCCACCCTGTAATTTTGTTCTGAATACACAGTTTTGATTACTTCAAAGGAAAGTCAATATGGAAATGGTCGCTTACAAACCTAAAAACTTATCTTACCTTCCTATGTTTTGAATCCTGAGCATGATGCCACTATGAGTAGTCCTTGGGGTATTAGGACTAAAGAAAATGGAAGATTTTGTGAGATTTACTACTTATCCACTTgccatggaataatcatagagaaTGCAATTTAAATTCTTGTCTCTTTTATAGTATTTCTAGTGAAGATGATTGAGTCATCTGCAAAAGGAAAATGCTTAACTGTTGGGCTATACGGAGATATGAATATTCCTTCTAAAGCCAAATTATTCAGAGAGTGAGATAGATCCTCTGCATAGGACAAGTATAAGGAGGACGATAATGAGTCCCCCTATCTTAATCCCCTCGAAAGCTTGATAAGACCAAAGTAATTATCAGTTATCTATACTAAGTTGGACACACTGTGGAGACAAATTCCATATATAACTCATTTTATCCATCTAGCATAAAAGCCAAAACAGGTTAACATATGATGTAAAAAGACCCATTCAACAATATCGTAAGCCTTGCTTATGTCTAACTTAGGCGTAGGCAACCTCAGTAAATTTACCTTCGCCAGCTATATCTGCACAAAAAGAGGAGTAAGTATAGAAGAGTAAAAATAATGGTTTTTAGAAATAAATACCTTGTTTAGGGAGCAGAGGTAAGATTACTTGCAGGTCTTGGTAGGCAGTTGACCGAGGCTCATGGGCCTGCTTGGTCTGGATCTGGTTTGCCAAGCAAGCGTGGCATTCATTATAGCCTCGTTAATGTCCATTTTTCATGCTTTGGCCATCTTTTGAAGAAAGGCCAAACCTTCCTCTTCCTCCCTCCTTGGATTGACTCATATATTCTTAGTTCCACGTACAGGTTCCAATTTGTCCAAAGGTTCTCAAAATCCTAGACACTCGGTAATGGAGATAAAGAATTTGTTCTTCTATCATTTAAGGATGAGGGAAGACGGTTATAAAGGGTATGGTGCTTTTTGCCACTAAAGAAAAAATACTCCTCTTTAACTCGAGTGCTTAGCTGGTAGATTTGGGATAAAAGAGCAATGGTCGACTCAATGTTGCAGTTGAAACAAATGAACCAGAATTCTACAAGGATGCATCAGTTGTTGAGATGCAGTTGGACAATGGAGAGTTTGTGAAAGATGaggacataaaaaaaaaatgggtCAATTGGGAATTTGAGACCCACCTATAACTGCTCCTCATATACAAGGATTGTATCTTTAGCAGGAATAGTCATCAGCACGAATGTTCAGTCTAGGAATGTAGGTTTGAAAAGTATCTCGAGGGATGTGATATGTATTATACAAGTGGTCCACATCCCTTTTCGACAATATTGATGGAATATCATTAACTAGTAGGGATTCATTATCATGGAAGGCTCGCAAAGGGACTGTAGGTGCTGGAACACGGATGGGGCCGCTAAAGGAGAATCTGGTGGAGGAGTTATGAAAAGCAGCTGCTTGGACATCCCACATCAACAAAGTAtggaaaattaaaattgtatacAATAGATAGcacgaaactattaaataacttgggttaaccgtTTTAGGCCAAGTGAAAAATGggcccaaaagttatttgggtcagtttggtCTGAACTGTTTCAATTGATATCATAGCTACCCTGGGTCAGAAAAATTGTGCAGAGCTAGTAAGGccgcgaggaaagggctactcgTGTGAGACGAAGTGGAGCCATCCGAAGTAATAGCGAACCATAATACCCGAGGGTTCAGTCCTAATTTAGCAATTGTATCtaattcagttgcgacgaggacgtgGCAAATTTAGAGAGAGAGTGTGTGAAAATCAGCTGCTTGGATGTGGGATGTCCTGCATCCCATATCGGCAAAGTACGAAAAATCAAAAtagtatataatagctagcacaaaactactaaataacttgggttaaccattttgggtcaagtgaaaaatgggtccaaaagttatttgagtTGGTTTGGGCTGGGTTGTTTCAGGAGTTGTCCTCGGAAGAAGAAAGTTTGGCTCATTTTTCTTGAACGGGAAAATGAATACAAGAAGGGGATTATCTCGAAGAAGGAAGTATCATCTGTGATCAGCTAAGAAAAGACAACGAAGACCTCTAAGCACCAAGAGAGTTCAAGCAAGGGAATGCGAGAGCAAAAGTggtaataaagaaagaaatggaGAATTTATAGGGCAAGAATGATACCCGACTTTAAATGGATCTCGAAAAATAAAGCGTCCTTGGCAGGTGAGAAGACATGGATTGATAACCAATCTAGGAAGACCATGTG
The sequence above is a segment of the Manihot esculenta cultivar AM560-2 chromosome 5, M.esculenta_v8, whole genome shotgun sequence genome. Coding sequences within it:
- the LOC110608008 gene encoding probable pectate lyase 16 codes for the protein MPTKIHHCKVVGPSSVRGPNGEMVPLGQMDGDAIRLVTASKVWIDHNTLYSCQDGLLDVTHGFIDITISNNLFKDQDKVMLLGHDDGYLRDKNMRVIVVFNHFGPNCNQRMPKVRHGYAHVGNNLYQGWEQYAIGGSMNPSIKSEANYFIAPKSGNKEVTWRNGINENSKPLMFYFVGDVFENGASFIQTDLGGAKPNYNDQQRFKVADAKFVRSITKSSGTLKCFRTIMC